Proteins from a genomic interval of Odontesthes bonariensis isolate fOdoBon6 chromosome 7, fOdoBon6.hap1, whole genome shotgun sequence:
- the lactb gene encoding serine beta-lactamase-like protein LACTB, mitochondrial isoform X1 translates to MSRLVFSHRFCTRCLLLAAREPPSIAPRAGARVGPDGLFIQTQRPYAGGHAFCKYRSKSRIWMCGIGVGIALAVGLKYGSANGSCDDKFGKEVKSDPYSAAIEVSRDLLERIKVGSEAEVGAPGLVVGVSVDGAQVWREGIGFADLENRVPCTPETVMRIASISKPLTSAAAARLCEEGKVDLDVPVQKYVPEFPQKQFDGQDVTITPRMILSHLSGIRHYERDAKKVKEDKEKAKRLLKPPVKEKEGKKGSPENGKPSTDQNTKAKESSQAQKKKEFEHEEYYLKENFESVIQALDLFKNDPLIFKPGTTFLYSTHAFTLLSAVVERAAGQRFLDVMMNMFRELGMLNTVPDENDPIIYHRSRYYHVNKRGRVVNCPYVDNSYKWAGGGFLSTVEDLLLFGNALLYSNQVAHLKDTEGLLPGFLKPKTALELWAPVDKTEASWDKDGLYAQGWLVVEKLQKCGQCRKRRHYVSHTGGAVGASSVLLVLPSEETVQSQGQTRLLPQGVVVTIITNMQSVGLNTTALKIAHEFDKARGMNE, encoded by the exons atgtCGCGGCTGGTGTTTTCACACCGTTTTTGCACCAGATGTCTCCTGCTGGCAGCGCGCGAGCCTCCCTCTATAGCACCTCGAGCTGGAGCGCGAGTCGGGCCGGACGGTCTTTTTATTCAGACACAAAGACCTTATGCTGGAGGTCATGCCTTTTGTAAATATCGGTCGAAATCTCGGATTTGGATGTGTGGGATAGGTGTTGGGATTGCGTTAGCTGTCGGGCTGAAATACGGCTCCGCTAACGGCTCGTGTGACGATAAATTTGGAAAAGAAGTAAAGAGCGATCCGTACAGCGCTGCCATAGAAGTCAGCAGAGACCTTTTGGAGCGGATAAAGGTAGGCTCAGAG GCTGAGGTCGGAGCTCCGGGGCTGGTAGTTGGGGTTTCAGTGGACGGTGCTCAGGTCTGGCGTGAAG GGATTGGTTTTGCTGATTTGGAGAACCGTGTTCCGTGCACTCCAGAAACGGTGATGCGAATTGCCAGCATCAGTAAGCCCCTCACATCTGCAGCCGCTGCTCGACTCTGTGAGGAGGGAAAGGTCGATCTTGATGTCCCCGTCCAGAAATATGTCCCAGAGTTTCCCCAGAAACAGTTCGACGGACAAGAC GTCACAATAACCCCTCGTATGATTCTGTCACATCTAAGTGGTATACGACACTACGAGAGGGATGCAAAGAAAGTGAAGGAGGACAAAGAGAAAGCCAAGCGACTTTTAAAGCCACCAGTTAAAGAAAAGGAGGGTAAGAAGGGCTCGCCTGAAAACGGTAAACCCTCAACAGATCAGAACACAAAAGCGAAAGAGTCCAGTCAGgctcagaagaaaaaagagtttGAGCACGAGGAGTACTACTTAAAGGAAAACTTTGAAAGCGTCATTCAGGCCTTGGACCTTTTCAAGAATGACCCACTCATTTTCAAACCTG GCACAACTTTTCTGTACTCCACTCATGCCTTCACGTTGCTTAGTGCCGTTGTGGAGCGGGCTGCCGGCCAGCGCTTCCTGGATGTCATGATGAACATGTTTCGTGAGCTGGGGATGCTCAATACAGTCCCTGATGAGAATGACCCTATAATTTACCACCGCTCCAG ATATTATCATGTCAACAAGAGGGGGCGTGTTGTGAACTGCCCCTATGTGGACAACTCCTACAAATGGGCCGGAGGTGGCTTCCTTTCCACGGTGGAAGACCTGCTGCTGTTTGGTAATGCTCTGCTCTACAGCAACCAGGTGGCCCACCTCAAGGACACTGAGGGCTTGCTCCCAGGCTTCCTCAAACCCAAAACGGCCTTAGAGCTGTGGGCACCTGTTGACAAGACAGAGGCCAGCTGGGATAAGGATGGGTTGTACGCCCAAGGCTGGCTGGTAGTGGAAAAACTGCAGAAATGTGGCCAGTGCAGGAAGCGCAGACACTACGTGTCACACACAGGAGGAGCTGTGGGGGCCAGTAGCGTCCTGCTGGTGTTACCCAGCGAGGAGACAGTCCAGAGCCAAGGACAGACCCGGCTCCTCCCACAAGGGGTGGTGGTCACCATTATCACTAACATGCAGTCTGTGGGACTGAACACCACTGCACTGAAAATTGCGCATGAGTTTGACAAAGCCAGAGGCATGAATGAGTAA
- the lactb gene encoding serine beta-lactamase-like protein LACTB, mitochondrial isoform X2, which produces MSRLVFSHRFCTRCLLLAAREPPSIAPRAGARVGPDGLFIQTQRPYAGGHAFCKYRSKSRIWMCGIGVGIALAVGLKYGSANGSCDDKFGKEVKSDPYSAAIEVSRDLLERIKAEVGAPGLVVGVSVDGAQVWREGIGFADLENRVPCTPETVMRIASISKPLTSAAAARLCEEGKVDLDVPVQKYVPEFPQKQFDGQDVTITPRMILSHLSGIRHYERDAKKVKEDKEKAKRLLKPPVKEKEGKKGSPENGKPSTDQNTKAKESSQAQKKKEFEHEEYYLKENFESVIQALDLFKNDPLIFKPGTTFLYSTHAFTLLSAVVERAAGQRFLDVMMNMFRELGMLNTVPDENDPIIYHRSRYYHVNKRGRVVNCPYVDNSYKWAGGGFLSTVEDLLLFGNALLYSNQVAHLKDTEGLLPGFLKPKTALELWAPVDKTEASWDKDGLYAQGWLVVEKLQKCGQCRKRRHYVSHTGGAVGASSVLLVLPSEETVQSQGQTRLLPQGVVVTIITNMQSVGLNTTALKIAHEFDKARGMNE; this is translated from the exons atgtCGCGGCTGGTGTTTTCACACCGTTTTTGCACCAGATGTCTCCTGCTGGCAGCGCGCGAGCCTCCCTCTATAGCACCTCGAGCTGGAGCGCGAGTCGGGCCGGACGGTCTTTTTATTCAGACACAAAGACCTTATGCTGGAGGTCATGCCTTTTGTAAATATCGGTCGAAATCTCGGATTTGGATGTGTGGGATAGGTGTTGGGATTGCGTTAGCTGTCGGGCTGAAATACGGCTCCGCTAACGGCTCGTGTGACGATAAATTTGGAAAAGAAGTAAAGAGCGATCCGTACAGCGCTGCCATAGAAGTCAGCAGAGACCTTTTGGAGCGGATAAAG GCTGAGGTCGGAGCTCCGGGGCTGGTAGTTGGGGTTTCAGTGGACGGTGCTCAGGTCTGGCGTGAAG GGATTGGTTTTGCTGATTTGGAGAACCGTGTTCCGTGCACTCCAGAAACGGTGATGCGAATTGCCAGCATCAGTAAGCCCCTCACATCTGCAGCCGCTGCTCGACTCTGTGAGGAGGGAAAGGTCGATCTTGATGTCCCCGTCCAGAAATATGTCCCAGAGTTTCCCCAGAAACAGTTCGACGGACAAGAC GTCACAATAACCCCTCGTATGATTCTGTCACATCTAAGTGGTATACGACACTACGAGAGGGATGCAAAGAAAGTGAAGGAGGACAAAGAGAAAGCCAAGCGACTTTTAAAGCCACCAGTTAAAGAAAAGGAGGGTAAGAAGGGCTCGCCTGAAAACGGTAAACCCTCAACAGATCAGAACACAAAAGCGAAAGAGTCCAGTCAGgctcagaagaaaaaagagtttGAGCACGAGGAGTACTACTTAAAGGAAAACTTTGAAAGCGTCATTCAGGCCTTGGACCTTTTCAAGAATGACCCACTCATTTTCAAACCTG GCACAACTTTTCTGTACTCCACTCATGCCTTCACGTTGCTTAGTGCCGTTGTGGAGCGGGCTGCCGGCCAGCGCTTCCTGGATGTCATGATGAACATGTTTCGTGAGCTGGGGATGCTCAATACAGTCCCTGATGAGAATGACCCTATAATTTACCACCGCTCCAG ATATTATCATGTCAACAAGAGGGGGCGTGTTGTGAACTGCCCCTATGTGGACAACTCCTACAAATGGGCCGGAGGTGGCTTCCTTTCCACGGTGGAAGACCTGCTGCTGTTTGGTAATGCTCTGCTCTACAGCAACCAGGTGGCCCACCTCAAGGACACTGAGGGCTTGCTCCCAGGCTTCCTCAAACCCAAAACGGCCTTAGAGCTGTGGGCACCTGTTGACAAGACAGAGGCCAGCTGGGATAAGGATGGGTTGTACGCCCAAGGCTGGCTGGTAGTGGAAAAACTGCAGAAATGTGGCCAGTGCAGGAAGCGCAGACACTACGTGTCACACACAGGAGGAGCTGTGGGGGCCAGTAGCGTCCTGCTGGTGTTACCCAGCGAGGAGACAGTCCAGAGCCAAGGACAGACCCGGCTCCTCCCACAAGGGGTGGTGGTCACCATTATCACTAACATGCAGTCTGTGGGACTGAACACCACTGCACTGAAAATTGCGCATGAGTTTGACAAAGCCAGAGGCATGAATGAGTAA
- the tpm1 gene encoding tropomyosin alpha-1 chain isoform X5: MDAIKKKMQMLKLDKENALDRAEQAESDKKAAEDRSKQLDDEIRELEKKLRVTEDERDKVFEEFQTAEEKLLTAEETATKLEDDLVALQKKLKGTEDELDKYSEALKDAQEKLELAEKKATDAEAEVASLNRRIQLVEEELDRAQERLATALTKLEEAEKAADESERGMKVIENRAMKDEEKMELQEIQLKEAKHIAEEADRKYEEVARKLVIIEGDLERTEERAELSEGKCSELEEELKTVTNNLKSLEAQAEKYSLKEDKYEEEIKVLTDKLKEAETRAEFAERSVAKLEKTIDDLEEKLSQAKEENLDMHQMLDQTLMELNNL; the protein is encoded by the exons ATGGATGCCATCAAGAAGAAGATGCAGATGCTCAAGCTCGACAAGGAAAATGCCTTGGACAGAGCTGAGCAGGCTGAGTCAGACAAGAAAGCAGCTGAGGACAGAAGCAAACAG TTAGATGACGAGATAAGAGAGTTGGAAAAGAAATTGCGTGTTACAGAAGACGAAAGAGATAAAGTATTTGAGGAGTTCCAAACTGCTGAGGAAAAACTGTTGACTGCTGAGGAAACCGCCACCAAG CTTGAGGACGATTTGGTAGCTCTTCAGAAGAAGCTCAAGGGAACTGAGGATGAGCTGGACAAGTACTCCGAGGCTCTTAAAGATGCCCAGGAGAAACTTGAGCTGGCTGAGAAGAAAGCCACCGAT GCTGAGGCAGAGGTCGCTTCTCTTAACAGACGTATCCAGCTGGTTGAGGAGGAGTTGGATCGTGCTCAGGAGCGTCTGGCCACTGCCCTGACCAAGCTGGAGGAGGCTGAGAAGGCCGCTGATGAGAGCGAGAG AGGCATGAAGGTCATTGAGAACAGGGCCATGAAGGACGAGGAGAAGATGGAGCTGCAGGAGATCCAGCTTAAAGAGGCCAAACACATCGCTGAGGAGGCTGATCGCAAATATGAGGAG GTGGCCCGTAAACTGGTCATCATTGAGGGTGACCTGGAGCGTACAGAGGAGCGCGCTGAGCTATCAGAAGG caaatgcTCTGAGCTTGAGGAAGAGTTGAAAACTGTGACAAACAACCTCAAGTCACTGGAGGCCCAGGCTGAGAAG TACTCACTGAAGGAAGACAAGTATGAGGAGGAGATCAAGGTCCTCACCGACAAGCTGAAGGAG GCTGAGACTCGTGCTGAGTTCGCTGAGAGATCAGTAGCCAAGCTTGAGAAGACCATTGATGACTTGGAGG AGAAACTGTCACAAGCTAAAGAAGAGAACCTCGATATGCACCAGATGCTGGACCAGACTCTAATGGAACTGAATAACTTGTGA
- the tpm1 gene encoding tropomyosin alpha-1 chain isoform X4 produces the protein MDAIKKKMQMLKLDKENALDRAEQAESDKKAAEDRSKQLDDEIRELEKKLRVTEDERDKVFEEFQTAEEKLLTAEETATKAEAEVASLNRRIQLVEEELDRAQERLATALTKLEEAEKAADESERGMKVIENRAMKDEEKMELQEIQLKEAKHIAEEADRKYEEVARKLVIIEGDLERTEERAELSEGKCSELEEELKTVTNNLKSLEAQAEKYSLKEDKYEEEIKVLTDKLKEAETRAEFAERSVAKLEKTIDDLEEKLSQAKEENLDMHQMLDQTLMELNNL, from the exons ATGGATGCCATCAAGAAGAAGATGCAGATGCTCAAGCTCGACAAGGAAAATGCCTTGGACAGAGCTGAGCAGGCTGAGTCAGACAAGAAAGCAGCTGAGGACAGAAGCAAACAG TTAGATGACGAGATAAGAGAGTTGGAAAAGAAATTGCGTGTTACAGAAGACGAAAGAGATAAAGTATTTGAGGAGTTCCAAACTGCTGAGGAAAAACTGTTGACTGCTGAGGAAACCGCCACCAAG GCTGAGGCAGAGGTCGCTTCTCTTAACAGACGTATCCAGCTGGTTGAGGAGGAGTTGGATCGTGCTCAGGAGCGTCTGGCCACTGCCCTGACCAAGCTGGAGGAGGCTGAGAAGGCCGCTGATGAGAGCGAGAG AGGCATGAAGGTCATTGAGAACAGGGCCATGAAGGACGAGGAGAAGATGGAGCTGCAGGAGATCCAGCTTAAAGAGGCCAAACACATCGCTGAGGAGGCTGATCGCAAATATGAGGAG GTGGCCCGTAAACTGGTCATCATTGAGGGTGACCTGGAGCGTACAGAGGAGCGCGCTGAGCTATCAGAAGG caaatgcTCTGAGCTTGAGGAAGAGTTGAAAACTGTGACAAACAACCTCAAGTCACTGGAGGCCCAGGCTGAGAAG TACTCACTGAAGGAAGACAAGTATGAGGAGGAGATCAAGGTCCTCACCGACAAGCTGAAGGAG GCTGAGACTCGTGCTGAGTTCGCTGAGAGATCAGTAGCCAAGCTTGAGAAGACCATTGATGACTTGGAGG AGAAACTGTCACAAGCTAAAGAAGAGAACCTCGATATGCACCAGATGCTGGACCAGACTCTAATGGAACTGAATAACTTGTGA
- the tpm1 gene encoding tropomyosin alpha-1 chain isoform X2, with amino-acid sequence MDAIKKKMQMLKLDKENALDRAEQAESDKKAAEDRSKQLEDDLVALQKKLKGTEDELDKYSEALKDAQEKLELAEKKATDAEAEVASLNRRIQLVEEELDRAQERLATALTKLEEAEKAADESERGMKVIENRAMKDEEKMELQEIQLKEAKHIAEEADRKYEEVARKLVIIEGDLERTEERAELSEGKCSELEEELKTVTNNLKSLEAQAEKYSLKEDKYEEEIKVLTDKLKEAETRAEFAERSVAKLEKTIDDLEEKLSQAKEENLDMHQMLDQTLMELNNL; translated from the exons ATGGATGCCATCAAGAAGAAGATGCAGATGCTCAAGCTCGACAAGGAAAATGCCTTGGACAGAGCTGAGCAGGCTGAGTCAGACAAGAAAGCAGCTGAGGACAGAAGCAAACAG CTTGAGGACGATTTGGTAGCTCTTCAGAAGAAGCTCAAGGGAACTGAGGATGAGCTGGACAAGTACTCCGAGGCTCTTAAAGATGCCCAGGAGAAACTTGAGCTGGCTGAGAAGAAAGCCACCGAT GCTGAGGCAGAGGTCGCTTCTCTTAACAGACGTATCCAGCTGGTTGAGGAGGAGTTGGATCGTGCTCAGGAGCGTCTGGCCACTGCCCTGACCAAGCTGGAGGAGGCTGAGAAGGCCGCTGATGAGAGCGAGAG AGGCATGAAGGTCATTGAGAACAGGGCCATGAAGGACGAGGAGAAGATGGAGCTGCAGGAGATCCAGCTTAAAGAGGCCAAACACATCGCTGAGGAGGCTGATCGCAAATATGAGGAG GTGGCCCGTAAACTGGTCATCATTGAGGGTGACCTGGAGCGTACAGAGGAGCGCGCTGAGCTATCAGAAGG caaatgcTCTGAGCTTGAGGAAGAGTTGAAAACTGTGACAAACAACCTCAAGTCACTGGAGGCCCAGGCTGAGAAG TACTCACTGAAGGAAGACAAGTATGAGGAGGAGATCAAGGTCCTCACCGACAAGCTGAAGGAG GCTGAGACTCGTGCTGAGTTCGCTGAGAGATCAGTAGCCAAGCTTGAGAAGACCATTGATGACTTGGAGG AGAAACTGTCACAAGCTAAAGAAGAGAACCTCGATATGCACCAGATGCTGGACCAGACTCTAATGGAACTGAATAACTTGTGA
- the tpm1 gene encoding tropomyosin alpha-1 chain isoform X1, whose translation MDAIKKKMQMLKLDKENALDRAEQAESDKKAAEDRSKQLEDDLVALQKKLKGTEDELDKYSEALKDAQEKLELAEKKATDAEAEVASLNRRIQLVEEELDRAQERLATALTKLEEAEKAADESERGMKVIENRAMKDEEKMELQEIQLKEAKHIAEEADRKYEEVARKLVIIEGDLERTEERAELSEGKCSELEEELKTVTNNLKSLEAQAEKYSLKEDKYEEEIKVLTDKLKEAETRAEFAERSVAKLEKTIDDLEDELYAQKLKYKAISEELDHALNDMTSI comes from the exons ATGGATGCCATCAAGAAGAAGATGCAGATGCTCAAGCTCGACAAGGAAAATGCCTTGGACAGAGCTGAGCAGGCTGAGTCAGACAAGAAAGCAGCTGAGGACAGAAGCAAACAG CTTGAGGACGATTTGGTAGCTCTTCAGAAGAAGCTCAAGGGAACTGAGGATGAGCTGGACAAGTACTCCGAGGCTCTTAAAGATGCCCAGGAGAAACTTGAGCTGGCTGAGAAGAAAGCCACCGAT GCTGAGGCAGAGGTCGCTTCTCTTAACAGACGTATCCAGCTGGTTGAGGAGGAGTTGGATCGTGCTCAGGAGCGTCTGGCCACTGCCCTGACCAAGCTGGAGGAGGCTGAGAAGGCCGCTGATGAGAGCGAGAG AGGCATGAAGGTCATTGAGAACAGGGCCATGAAGGACGAGGAGAAGATGGAGCTGCAGGAGATCCAGCTTAAAGAGGCCAAACACATCGCTGAGGAGGCTGATCGCAAATATGAGGAG GTGGCCCGTAAACTGGTCATCATTGAGGGTGACCTGGAGCGTACAGAGGAGCGCGCTGAGCTATCAGAAGG caaatgcTCTGAGCTTGAGGAAGAGTTGAAAACTGTGACAAACAACCTCAAGTCACTGGAGGCCCAGGCTGAGAAG TACTCACTGAAGGAAGACAAGTATGAGGAGGAGATCAAGGTCCTCACCGACAAGCTGAAGGAG GCTGAGACTCGTGCTGAGTTCGCTGAGAGATCAGTAGCCAAGCTTGAGAAGACCATTGATGACTTGGAGG ATGAGTTGTATGCCCAGAAACTGAAGTACAAGGCCATCAGCGAGGAGCTGGACCACGCCCTGAACGACATGACTTCCAT ATAA
- the tpm1 gene encoding tropomyosin alpha-1 chain isoform X3, producing the protein MDAIKKKMQMLKLDKENALDRAEQAESDKKAAEDRSKQLDDEIRELEKKLRVTEDERDKVFEEFQTAEEKLLTAEETATKAEAEVASLNRRIQLVEEELDRAQERLATALTKLEEAEKAADESERGMKVIENRAMKDEEKMELQEIQLKEAKHIAEEADRKYEEVARKLVIIEGDLERTEERAELSEGKCSELEEELKTVTNNLKSLEAQAEKYSLKEDKYEEEIKVLTDKLKEAETRAEFAERSVAKLEKTIDDLEDELYAQKLKYKAISEELDHALNDMTSI; encoded by the exons ATGGATGCCATCAAGAAGAAGATGCAGATGCTCAAGCTCGACAAGGAAAATGCCTTGGACAGAGCTGAGCAGGCTGAGTCAGACAAGAAAGCAGCTGAGGACAGAAGCAAACAG TTAGATGACGAGATAAGAGAGTTGGAAAAGAAATTGCGTGTTACAGAAGACGAAAGAGATAAAGTATTTGAGGAGTTCCAAACTGCTGAGGAAAAACTGTTGACTGCTGAGGAAACCGCCACCAAG GCTGAGGCAGAGGTCGCTTCTCTTAACAGACGTATCCAGCTGGTTGAGGAGGAGTTGGATCGTGCTCAGGAGCGTCTGGCCACTGCCCTGACCAAGCTGGAGGAGGCTGAGAAGGCCGCTGATGAGAGCGAGAG AGGCATGAAGGTCATTGAGAACAGGGCCATGAAGGACGAGGAGAAGATGGAGCTGCAGGAGATCCAGCTTAAAGAGGCCAAACACATCGCTGAGGAGGCTGATCGCAAATATGAGGAG GTGGCCCGTAAACTGGTCATCATTGAGGGTGACCTGGAGCGTACAGAGGAGCGCGCTGAGCTATCAGAAGG caaatgcTCTGAGCTTGAGGAAGAGTTGAAAACTGTGACAAACAACCTCAAGTCACTGGAGGCCCAGGCTGAGAAG TACTCACTGAAGGAAGACAAGTATGAGGAGGAGATCAAGGTCCTCACCGACAAGCTGAAGGAG GCTGAGACTCGTGCTGAGTTCGCTGAGAGATCAGTAGCCAAGCTTGAGAAGACCATTGATGACTTGGAGG ATGAGTTGTATGCCCAGAAACTGAAGTACAAGGCCATCAGCGAGGAGCTGGACCACGCCCTGAACGACATGACTTCCAT ATAA
- the tpm1 gene encoding tropomyosin alpha-1 chain isoform X6: MDAIKKKMQMLKLDKENALDRAEQAESDKKAAEDRSKQLDDEIRELEKKLRVTEDERDKVFEEFQTAEEKLLTAEETATKLEDDLVALQKKLKGTEDELDKYSEALKDAQEKLELAEKKATDAEAEVASLNRRIQLVEEELDRAQERLATALTKLEEAEKAADESERGMKVIENRAMKDEEKMELQEIQLKEAKHIAEEADRKYEEVARKLVIIEGDLERTEERAELSEGKCSELEEELKTVTNNLKSLEAQAEKYSLKEDKYEEEIKVLTDKLKEAETRAEFAERSVAKLEKTIDDLEDELYAQKLKYKAISEELDHALNDMTSM; the protein is encoded by the exons ATGGATGCCATCAAGAAGAAGATGCAGATGCTCAAGCTCGACAAGGAAAATGCCTTGGACAGAGCTGAGCAGGCTGAGTCAGACAAGAAAGCAGCTGAGGACAGAAGCAAACAG TTAGATGACGAGATAAGAGAGTTGGAAAAGAAATTGCGTGTTACAGAAGACGAAAGAGATAAAGTATTTGAGGAGTTCCAAACTGCTGAGGAAAAACTGTTGACTGCTGAGGAAACCGCCACCAAG CTTGAGGACGATTTGGTAGCTCTTCAGAAGAAGCTCAAGGGAACTGAGGATGAGCTGGACAAGTACTCCGAGGCTCTTAAAGATGCCCAGGAGAAACTTGAGCTGGCTGAGAAGAAAGCCACCGAT GCTGAGGCAGAGGTCGCTTCTCTTAACAGACGTATCCAGCTGGTTGAGGAGGAGTTGGATCGTGCTCAGGAGCGTCTGGCCACTGCCCTGACCAAGCTGGAGGAGGCTGAGAAGGCCGCTGATGAGAGCGAGAG AGGCATGAAGGTCATTGAGAACAGGGCCATGAAGGACGAGGAGAAGATGGAGCTGCAGGAGATCCAGCTTAAAGAGGCCAAACACATCGCTGAGGAGGCTGATCGCAAATATGAGGAG GTGGCCCGTAAACTGGTCATCATTGAGGGTGACCTGGAGCGTACAGAGGAGCGCGCTGAGCTATCAGAAGG caaatgcTCTGAGCTTGAGGAAGAGTTGAAAACTGTGACAAACAACCTCAAGTCACTGGAGGCCCAGGCTGAGAAG TACTCACTGAAGGAAGACAAGTATGAGGAGGAGATCAAGGTCCTCACCGACAAGCTGAAGGAG GCTGAGACTCGTGCTGAGTTCGCTGAGAGATCAGTAGCCAAGCTTGAGAAGACCATTGATGACTTGGAGG ATGAGTTGTATGCCCAGAAACTGAAGTACAAGGCCATCAGCGAGGAGCTGGACCACGCCCTGAACGACATGACTTCCATGTAA